The Lates calcarifer isolate ASB-BC8 linkage group LG11, TLL_Latcal_v3, whole genome shotgun sequence genomic sequence ATGTATTTTGAACGATTTGTCTTCACAGCATTTTATCTTTACTGTGATTGAATGCTTTCAAGAGCAAGAAATACCTGCACATTTAGTTGCTGCCTAAAGCAGCTTGTGATGATTTATCTGCTTATGTTAATCCAAGAGTTTAAACGTAGTGTAGTCCTTTGAAGGCTGTTCAACTTTTCTGAGATGGTTATTGCTAACTTTTCATCATGGCTCACAACAGCTTAAACATAtcttcaattaaaaaaaagaaaaatgctttgTACAGTACTTCATAAAGTACcttgtttgtgtctttaaattttgttaaactgagctgaaaccataatttgaaaatattatATTGAGACATTTTTACAAAGAGATCCCTCATAGCTACACATTATGTCAGCAGCATTTCTGACTACAAGCTCCTCCTAGTTCCATAACTGGATTttgcaaataaatgcaaataaattatttttgagtTGCTATCTGATACTGGCAATCTGATCTGCAAGTCAGTAGTAAACAAAAATCCCACTGAGGTCAGTATTTGCCTTCAGTGTGCTGATAGgttttctgtgtaaacaaaTGAAATCTCAGTTGCAATcaagtttttcctctttacagGTCTTGAAATGTAGAGTTTAGAACCAGGGGTCTCTGCACTTGGCAGAGGAAAGAGCTGAGTAACTTGTTCTAATCAACAATCTAATTAAATCCCCACAGATGTACTCATCTTGTACAATGTGAAGAGTGAAAGTGTTTTGCACTTCAATCAGTGATGTAACAGCAGGTATCCTGCTAATAGAAAATACCTGCAGCGATACCACTGACTGGGGTGTGGACAGATGTGTAACATGCTTTAAAGTCTGAGCCCACAGACAGCAGTTCCATcagcagttttctctctgttgttatCTCCCACCCAATGGTTGAGATGTAAGAGAAGAAACCACACTTTCTCTTCGCTCTAATCCCCCGTGGCTCTCACCTTGATGATATACTCCTGTGTGTCTGCCACCACGGAAGAGAACTCTACCAGGACCGCATGAGGGTCCTCTGAGATGATGGCTGCTGTAGCGAGGCTGTCCACTGATGCCTGCTCCTCTGTTACCACACCCTGCTGCTCGCTGGAATCTTCCTTATGGCAGCCTCCTGGTGCAAATCAAAATAAGTCCTGAAATACTGACAACACAAGGGCTGAGttactgtggttttgttttgatttctgtCAATCAGTCTGACCTTTAGCACGCATGTGCCGATTGAGGGTCCCGTGCTCAGCAAAGCCCCGTCCACACTTTGGGCATTTAAAAGGCTTTTCTCCAGTGTGATGGCGGATATGTCGCACCAGAGAGCCTTTCTCCCTGAAGCCTCTCAAGCAGAACTGACACACGTAGGGTTTCTCATCCCCATGAGTCCGCTGATGGACCTGCAAGGCATTCTGGGCAAGAAAAGGAGGTACTGTATATTAGAAATAATATGCCTTTTATGTCTATGAATGACATATTAGTGAgggaaaatgaaacaataaaataaaagctgaaaattCACGTCAGTACTGTACTGGtaaattacactgaaatcaCCTTGGTTTTGTATCCTTTGTTGCATCTGGCACAGTGGTAGGGTCTTTCATCTGAGTGGGCCCTCATGTGCTCACGTACATGCCCAACGGTTTTGTACAGCTTGCCACACTCGCCACACTTATATCTCCTCTCACTGACATGAACCTCCATGTGTTTCTTCAGCAGGTAACCAGTCAGAAACTCTTTTTGGCAGAGTGTGCACTTGAAGGGCTTATAACCTGCAATCAGAGATCATATTTATATTTGGACAAAGAAAGAGTCAGTGCCCCATCAACAGCTTTCTTTTGATTACACATTTTGGACAAACTTTACTAGGAAAGTGTCAACTTACCCAAATGGCCCTTGACATGAAAACGGAAGTAGTTCAGTCCCTTAAAGGAGCGATTACAGTGTGGACATGTGTGCAATTTTGAGGATGTCTGATCATCCCCATCTTCTGTTTCCTGctaaagaaagaagaaagaagaaaggcTCCTTGAAAATCAATGTAAATAATCAGTGGATTTTGACTGGGAAGAGTTCCAGTGAgactaactttaaaaaatgaaaaggtgtATTAATTAATCATTGGTCCCTGGTTGCTGGAATTGTGCCGGTCAAACCCATTTCCCTGCACACCtacctctgcctccatctccaCAAACTCCTCTTTAATCTGGATCTCTGTGACACTCTCATCAACATCAGGACAGTCAGAAACCACTTTATTTATCTCCTCTGTCGCCTGTGAGGTTTCCTCAACCACTGTTTCCTCTGACCCCAGTGGAATGCCAGAGTTGATGATGGCCTGGCAGATGAGGTTGTcgcctgcagctgcagctgcagccagggCTTCTGCCTGAGACTGCTCCACCACCACctgaacagagggagagagacaaacaaagacattttgattGGTAACAGCTCATACAGGACTTTTAGCTAAATGAGTAGCCTTTCTCCTCTTACCTGTTGCTCCTGAGTTGTTCCATCCACCTCCATTGTGAAGTGGACCTGATGGAGGACCTCTTGGGAACCAGCCTCTACCACACTGACCACAGCAGTCTGAGCCTCCAccatctcctgctcctctgactGCTGCTCCACAACCATCACCTCTTGCTGGTCAGCCACTGTCGCGTGATCAGCTTCGACACCTGCACAATGCACACAGACCTTTGTATGACTCACTTCCTTACAGTACAATGCACTAGTTCATCAAGAACTTATCAGTAGTAATCCATCAATAGCTACAGCTCATTTGCTCTGACAGAATAGTCTGAGTACAGCCACCAAGCTAGCTTCTTCAGATCACATCACCTGCTGCATAAATCTAACCTTTTTGTACTCCATCTTTGCTGACCAGGATCTCCTTGTACTGAACAAAGCGGATCTTTTCTGTGCAGGGTGTGAGGGCCTTGAGGTGTCTAGTGAGGGCACCCGACTCTCTGAAGGACTGGCCACAGAGGGTACAGCGATACGGCCGCTCATCTGCAAGAGAACAGGAAGAAAGCAGCGTTATCACTGAGTCAAATTTATTAGAGGATATTaatttaagacaaaaacagtCCCTAAGTTTCTTCTCTGTACCGGTGTGACGTCGGTTATGGCGAATGAGTGAGCCTTTGGTACGAAAAGAGGTCCCACACAGGTCACATGAGAAGTTCTTCTGGTCACTGTGAGTTTTCATGTGAGTTCTCAAGATGTTGGTCTATTAGGGGAAGATAGAGTGTATTTTAGAGTCAACACTCACAACAGCAGGTGTAATAAATACCCTGCCAGCCATCACTTATGAAAAGAATTGCTTACACTTAGAAAAATACAATGGTACTTATCTCATGtaactgttaaataaaatatcacattttctaaatagaaacacatgcacaaaaataaatgtgtgactcactgttttaaatgtcttttcaCAGAGTTGGCAAATGTAGCGTCCCTGCTGATTGACTTTGTAAACAGGCTTGTCACTGTCAGCATTGTCAGATGTGGATCCTTCAGTCCCATCTGACTGGTCAGTGACTTTAAGTGAAGCGATTTTCCTCCTGCGGCCTCGACCCAACAGAGCACCGCTTTCATCTGTGTAAAAAGCAGATAAAATTATAATTCAACCCGCCTCACCATATACATCTAATTAACAGTATGTTGACTTGAGCTTTTGACTAATTCATCTGTTCATCAACAAAAAATTATCTGCAGATAGTTATTCAATTTATTGCTTCAGCTATCTTTGAAGTTAAAATACAGAACATTAACTAATCTCAGCATGTCAAAAGTGTGGTTCTGATGCCGTACTTTGCCACATATGGTAGTAACCTGGCAATCTTTGGCCTTGAGTTATTTTCGGGTGTGTTAATTAATATAAAAGACGtgaaaaatatagaaacacctgtcagtgtAACACCAATGCAGTTctacagtttcaacaaaaactgaaaactaagACCTTAACGTAAACTGCATTAGTATTAGCCAGGTGCGCCTGATGCCAACTGAGTGTATGTAATAAATCGTTGACCCACCATTAGTGGTCCTCCCTGGTTCATCTGAGGACGCACCATCAACTGTTTTCACCTCTGAAGAAGAACTCCCATTAGCTGCAGTAACCTGGCAAAACGCAGAAACCAACATCTGTTCAACCTCGTCGGTTTACAGTGGTCACTGTATcgtaaaaaacaacacatcacagCTCGTACCTCTTGGCTGACTCCCTGGGTGTTCGCCTCCCGTTTGCAGCTGTGGTGCAGCTTGTGCTGAATGAAAGCCTCCAGCGTAGAAAACTCGGACTGACAGCGTCCACACTTGTGCACATCCTCATCTGACGGCACAGAGACAAAACCTTTCTGAATGAGATAACTTCGTACAGCATTTGTGCCGCAAGCCACCGGGTAGCTGATGTAAACGTTTATAAATACCGATGACTTGCTAGAATACTGACGCTGCAATGAAGCAAAGCAGCTAATGTTGCTAATGGCAGCTAGCTGCTAGCAACATTTCACGAAGGAAGAAGTAAGCTAGGCCCAAACGCTGCAACTGATAAATATTTCGAAGTTGTTTTAGAGGACTAACCTTCGTCTCCCAGTGTAGTCTGGATGGTGATTGTCTCGGTGCCGTTCTTCGTTTCCCCCTTCTCTGTTTCTGCCGTATGATTATTTTCTACATTCATGTCGTTCAAATTCTCCGTCTCTGTCGCAACGCTGCTACATGGAGGGAAAACATGGCGGATTTACGACCTCGTAGTCATAACAACAATAAGAGCGCCTGCGTGTGTCAGAGGGGACAACATGAAAATTAACAACTACCAACTTCAATGTGGacttttgttttacatttaaccaTAATGCCGTAATAATGGTCCAAGATCCACGTGTAAATGCgtctttatatttatatttatattaatttttcagatttttctacacatacacatacacatatatacatacatgtagaTATCAGGCCCAGAGAGACACTCAAACTCACAACCTGGTTATGAATGTGGAGATCTAACAGATCTTTTTTAGGTCTGACAAAATGTTGTGATAATTTCTGTGAAATTACAGTTGCTGTAAATGATGCACCTTCATTATGATGTTTACTTACATGAGGTGTCCTGTTGTGTTAAAGCACCTATTAAGGCAGGGGATTAAACACACTTTGTCCCTGTTTCCTACCCGTTGCTCCAtgaaaagtgctttacaatgttttgttgtattatttttgtgCAGTGGTCATTTCATATCAACAGTGAGGTGAGAACAGTTGTTGAAGCGACATCAGTAAACAGGAACAAAAGAAGCTGAATTTTAGGCAGCTGGGACATAGCTGGAGGGAGGATCAGGAGCCCCTAGTGCATTTTCTCCTAAAATGGCCCCTTACTGTTTCAAATGTACATGTATTCATGATTGCAAGATCATTTGtgcacagaaacataaaactgTGCAATGAATTTCTTATGCTGCATTCCTTCCTTACAGCAAAGGGAGAAGGGAGAAGTTCATGTTGCacattaaaaaaggaaaaaatgtacCAGTTTGGACAGAGCTATGACTGGGCGGTGGGGTGTAGCTGCATACAGCAATTTATTTTATAGAGAGAATGTAACGTCTACCTATCTTGACCTCTCCTTTTCCCAGAGCCTGACAGTCCCTTCTCCTTAATTTTCAGTGAATATTTTAGGGCTGTAAGCTTATGGACTTATATGCTCATAGTTGACATAAAGCATGAAAGACCAGATAATTAGATCCACACTCTAAGAGGTGACAGAGAATCACAGCAACATCAGCAGTTGAATCAAGGACAGCTATTTACGACACAAaagtaaacaacaaacacttcacTTTACGGCAGCAAAGATGGCCTCGCACTTCAGCGGTGTGCTGCAGTTGACAGATCTGGATGATTTTATTACCCCGTCTCAGGTAATGAAACTTGTTGTAACGTGTTATAACACTATACATATTTCAAATTGTTAACTCCACGGATTTACTGCACATATTAAAGCAGCCAATCGCGGACAGACGTGAAGAAGTAACTAGCATGCTTACTAGCAGTTAGCTGTCCTTATCAGTCCTGTTGTGTGAGAGAACAGCTCCCTCAAAAATAACCGCAACATTAAATGTCTAATGATTGACTGGAGCTTATT encodes the following:
- the e4f1 gene encoding transcription factor E4F1 isoform X2 — translated: MNVENNHTAETEKGETKNGTETITIQTTLGDEDEDVHKCGRCQSEFSTLEAFIQHKLHHSCKREANTQGVSQEVTAANGSSSSEVKTVDGASSDEPGRTTNDESGALLGRGRRRKIASLKVTDQSDGTEGSTSDNADSDKPVYKVNQQGRYICQLCEKTFKTTNILRTHMKTHSDQKNFSCDLCGTSFRTKGSLIRHNRRHTDERPYRCTLCGQSFRESGALTRHLKALTPCTEKIRFVQYKEILVSKDGVQKGVEADHATVADQQEVMVVEQQSEEQEMVEAQTAVVSVVEAGSQEVLHQVHFTMEVDGTTQEQQVVVEQSQAEALAAAAAAGDNLICQAIINSGIPLGSEETVVEETSQATEEINKVVSDCPDVDESVTEIQIKEEFVEMEAEETEDGDDQTSSKLHTCPHCNRSFKGLNYFRFHVKGHLGYKPFKCTLCQKEFLTGYLLKKHMEVHVSERRYKCGECGKLYKTVGHVREHMRAHSDERPYHCARCNKGYKTKNALQVHQRTHGDEKPYVCQFCLRGFREKGSLVRHIRHHTGEKPFKCPKCGRGFAEHGTLNRHMRAKGGCHKEDSSEQQGVVTEEQASVDSLATAAIISEDPHAVLVEFSSVVADTQEYIIKTQTEEEVQEEEVTLIQDSQNEMGNHIMKVVQRIVSQSHSAGGTGSHQIIVRNVAANEEGPSISDCGDTITIATPESLTEQVAMTLASAISDGTLLATAGTVETAEGTVTMVTTEEAMEEGIQMVQQQEEYVITSPEEVEIQTVIV
- the e4f1 gene encoding transcription factor E4F1 isoform X1 produces the protein MNVENNHTAETEKGETKNGTETITIQTTLGDEDEDVHKCGRCQSEFSTLEAFIQHKLHHSCKREANTQGVSQEVTAANGSSSSEVKTVDGASSDEPGRTTNDESGALLGRGRRRKIASLKVTDQSDGTEGSTSDNADSDKPVYKVNQQGRYICQLCEKTFKTTNILRTHMKTHSDQKNFSCDLCGTSFRTKGSLIRHNRRHTDERPYRCTLCGQSFRESGALTRHLKALTPCTEKIRFVQYKEILVSKDGVQKGVEADHATVADQQEVMVVEQQSEEQEMVEAQTAVVSVVEAGSQEVLHQVHFTMEVDGTTQEQQVVVEQSQAEALAAAAAAGDNLICQAIINSGIPLGSEETVVEETSQATEEINKVVSDCPDVDESVTEIQIKEEFVEMEAEQETEDGDDQTSSKLHTCPHCNRSFKGLNYFRFHVKGHLGYKPFKCTLCQKEFLTGYLLKKHMEVHVSERRYKCGECGKLYKTVGHVREHMRAHSDERPYHCARCNKGYKTKNALQVHQRTHGDEKPYVCQFCLRGFREKGSLVRHIRHHTGEKPFKCPKCGRGFAEHGTLNRHMRAKGGCHKEDSSEQQGVVTEEQASVDSLATAAIISEDPHAVLVEFSSVVADTQEYIIKTQTEEEVQEEEVTLIQDSQNEMGNHIMKVVQRIVSQSHSAGGTGSHQIIVRNVAANEEGPSISDCGDTITIATPESLTEQVAMTLASAISDGTLLATAGTVETAEGTVTMVTTEEAMEEGIQMVQQQEEYVITSPEEVEIQTVIV
- the e4f1 gene encoding transcription factor E4F1 isoform X3 → MNVENNHTAETEKGETKNGTETITIQTTLGDEDEDVHKCGRCQSEFSTLEAFIQHKLHHSCKREANTQGVSQEVTAANGSSSSEVKTVDGASSDEPGRTTNDESGALLGRGRRRKIASLKVTDQSDGTEGSTSDNADSDKPVYKVNQQGRYICQLCEKTFKTTNILRTHMKTHSDQKNFSCDLCGTSFRTKGSLIRHNRRHTDERPYRCTLCGQSFRESGALTRHLKALTPCTEKIRFVQYKEILVSKDGVQKGVEADHATVADQQEVMVVEQQSEEQEMVEAQTAVVSVVEAGSQEVLHQVHFTMEVDGTTQEQQVVVEQSQAEALAAAAAAGDNLICQAIINSGIPLGSEETVVEETSQATEEINKVVSDCPDVDESVTEIQIKEEFVEMEAEQETEDGDDQTSSKLHTCPHCNRSFKGLNYFRFHVKGHLGYKPFKCTLCQKEFLTGYLLKKHMEVHVSERRYKCGECGKLYKTVGHVREHMRAHSDERPYHCARCNKGYKTKNALQVHQRTHGDEKPYVCQFCLRGFREKGSLVRHIRHHTGEKPFKCPKCGRGFAEHGTLNRHMRAKGCHKEDSSEQQGVVTEEQASVDSLATAAIISEDPHAVLVEFSSVVADTQEYIIKTQTEEEVQEEEVTLIQDSQNEMGNHIMKVVQRIVSQSHSAGGTGSHQIIVRNVAANEEGPSISDCGDTITIATPESLTEQVAMTLASAISDGTLLATAGTVETAEGTVTMVTTEEAMEEGIQMVQQQEEYVITSPEEVEIQTVIV